The segment CTCGATCTTGCGGATCCACTGCGCGTCGGTCGGGCCCGGTTGGGTGGGCAGGCCGTTCTCGGTCTGGCAGGCGGTGACGCAGGCATTGCAGCCGGGGGTGCACTTGCTGGTGTCGACCAGCATGCCCCAGCGCACCTTGGGGCTGGCGCCGGCGCTCGCACCGGCGGGTGTGGCGGCAGGATTCGGGGCGGCCTGTGCCACCTCGATCAGGCGCACGCCGGGCGCGAGCATGATGCCGGCCAGGCCGGCGGCGGCTACGCCCAGGAAACCGCGGCGCGCTTTCTGGGTCTCGTCCTGGCAGGCGTCGCCGGAGCCGCAGGAACAGGGGGAGGAGGTCTCCGGTGTCATGGCTAGTCAGCAGGTTGGGTCGCAAGCTGGCGCACTTGCCGGCTCAGCGCGGCGGTGGCGCCCGTGGGATGGACCAGCGGGTGGAAGGAGGAGGTGGCCTTGCCCGGCTGGGTGGCGTGGCATTCGAAGCAGTCGACCTTGACCGCGGCGTAGCTGTGGCAGCTGATGCAGAAGTTGGTGGGCGCCGCCGTCACGCTGTTGGTGGCCGGGCTGGCGTGGCACTCGATGCAGGTCTTCAGGCTGTATTTGGCGCCGCGGATGCCACCGTGCATGGTGTCGTCGCGCTGGTGCTTGAGGTACTCCATGTGGTTGCGCCGCATGTCGGCGGCGGGTTCCACGCACTGGCCGCCCTTGGCCGCTTCGATGACCGGCCTGGGCACGCGGCTGCCCTTGGCCGGTTCGTCAGCGGCGTGGGCGACACCGCCCATCAGCAGACCCAGCAGGAGAACAAATACGCCAAACCGCGGGGCACCGCGGAACCGGCTTTGCCGGGCCGCTGGTGCCGCCCCCTTGAGGGGGGTGGCGGAGCGACACGAAGTGCGCGGAGCCTGGGGGTGCATCCTATTCTCCCAGGCCCATCTGGATGTAACCCGTGGGGCAGACGTCGTGGCAGATGTGGCAGCCGATGCACTTGTTGTAGTCGGTGTCCACATAACGACCGGTGGTGGACTGGTTCTTCTTGACCTTGAACACGGCGACTTGCGGGCAGTAGACCACGCAGTTGTCGCATTCGAAGCACTGGCCGCAGCTCATGCAGCGCTTGGCCTCGGCCTGGGCCTGGGCTTCCACCAGGGCCTGCAGGCGTTCGTCGAAGTTGCCCAGGGCCTCTTCGGCCGTGAGGTTGGTGATGGTGCGCTTGTTGCGTGGCGTGAAGGGGAAGTGGCCGAGGAAGAGCTCCTTGTGCGAGATGACGTAGCGGTCGGAGCGGTTGTCGTAGTTGTGGATGGCCACGTTGCTGCTGTCGGTGCCGCGGATGGGTTCGTGCACCTCGCTGACGACCAGGCCCTTCTCGATCATCTTGCGCTTGAGGTCGAAGGCGTGCACGTCGATCTTCGGGCGCTTTTCCAGCGCCTCGCCGCCGAGGAAGCGGTCGATGCCGTCGGCCGCGATGGCGCCGTGGCCGATGGCGGTGGTCAGCAGATGGGGGCGGATGATGTCGCCGCCGGCAAACACGCCGGCGTGGCCCTGCACCTGGTAGTTCTTGTCGGCCGGCACCGCGCCCTTGCCGTTGTTGAACATCTCCAGGCCGGTGAAATCCACCGCCTGGCCGATGGCCGAGACGATCAGGTCGGCCGGGATGTCTTCCTCCGAGCCCTCGATGTTCTTGATCTCCAGCTTGCCGCCGGCGATCTTCGCCTCGCAGCGGATCACGCGCAGGGCGGTGGCGCGGCCGTCGGGGCCGCGCACCACGCAGACCGGCGCGTAGCCGCCGCGGATGGCGATGCCTTCGGACAGGGCGTGCTCGACCTCGTGCCTGGAGGCCTGCATCTTGTCGACCGCGAAGATGGAGGTCAGCGTCACCTCGGCGCCCTGCTTGGCCGAGACCGCGGCGACGTCGTGCGCCACGTGGCCGGCAATGGCGTGCTCGGGGCGGTCGCTGGGGTTGATCTTGTCGATGTGGCCCAGGCGACGGGCCACGGTGGCCACGTCGATGGAGGTGTCGCCGCCACCGACCACCACCACGCGCTTGCCCACGTGGCGCAGGCGGCCGTCGTTGAAGGCCTTGAGGAAGGAGGTGGCGGTCACGCAGTTGGGCGCGTCGGCGCCTTCGACCGGCAGTGCGCGGCCGGACTGGGCGCCCATGCCCAGGAACACCGCGTCGAAATCCTGGTGGATCTGCTCCATGGTGATGTCGGTGCCGATGCGCGTTTTCATCTTCGCGGTCACCCCCAGGTCCAGGATGCGCTTGATCTCGGCGTCCAGGATGTGGCGCGGCGTGCGGAAGCCCGGGATGCCGTAGCGCATCATGCCGCCGAGTTCCTCGCGTTCGTCGAAGATGGTGACGGCGTGGCCCTTGAGCGCCAGCTGGTAGGCCACCGACAGGCCGGCCGGGCCGCCGCCGATGACGGCCACCTTCTTGCCGGTGCTGAAGTCGGGCGCGGTGAAGGCCAGATTGTTGGTGATGGCGTACTCGCCGAGGAAGTGCTCGACCGAGTTGATGCCGACGAAGTCTTCCACCTGGTTGCGGTTGCAGCCCGATTCACAGGGCGCCGGGCAGACGCGGCCCATGACGGAGGGGAAGGGGTTGGCCTCGGTCAGGCGGCGGAAGGCGTATTCCTGCCACTTCATGCCGGCCGGCGGCTTCTCGATGCCGCGCACGATGTTCAGGTAACCGCGGATGTCCTCGCCCGAGGGGCAGCTGCCCTGGCAGGGCGGCGTGCTCTGGATGTAGGTCGGGCACTTGTGCGAGTGGTCGGCGTTGAAGATCTGCTGCTGCCAGGGACGCGGCGTGGCGTCGCCGTCCTTGTAGCGCCGGAAGGTGAGGGGCTTGACGCTGACGGATTCGGGGTTGGCTGACATGTCTAGTCTCCTGGTGTCGTTGCGTGGACGCGTTAACCGTTATTTGTCGCCGAGGCGGATGGCCTTGCTCACCAGCTGGTGGACGCCGCCCACCATGCTCATGTCGAAGCCGTACTGCGGCAGCACCTTGGTGAACTGCGCCTTGCAGATCGCGCAGATGGTGGCCATGAAGTTCACGTTGTGCTCGTCGACCACGTTCTTGAGCGCTTCCATGCGCGGCAGGGCGCCCTTGACGCGCAGCTCCAGCAGGTCGTCGGTCAGCAGGCCACCGCCACCGCCGCAGCAGAAGGTGGACTCGAAGATGGTTTCCGGGGCCATGTCGTGGAAGTTGTTGGCCACCGCCTTGATGATCTCGCGCGGAATGACGAACTGGCCGCCGGCGAAGTCGCCCATGCGCGAGGCGCGCGCCACGTTGCACGAGTCGTGGAAGGTGATGATGCGGCTGTCGTTCTTTTCCTTGTCGAAGCTGAGCGCGCCGCGCTGGATCAGGTCGTAGGTGAACTCGCAGATGTGCATGGGCTGCTTGTAGCGGTGGTCCAGCTGGTTCTGCAGTTCGATGGCAAACGGGTCCTTGCCGCCGGCGCCGATGCCCACCAGCGTGTTCCAGAAGCTGTAGGCCACGCGCCAGGCATGGCCGCACTCGCCGACCACGATGCGCTTGACGCCCAGTTCCAGCGCGGCCTCGCGGATGCGCAGCGCGATCTTGCGCAGCTGCTCGTAGTTGCCGATGAACATGCCGAAGTTGCCGGCCTCGCTGGCCTTGGCCGACAGCGTCCAGCTCACGCCGGCGGCGTGGAAGACCTTGGCGTAGCCGATCAGGCTGTCCACGTGCGGCTCGCTGAAGAAGTCGGCCGAGGGGGTGACCAGCAGCACTTCGGCGCCCTTGACGTCCAGCGGGAAGCGCACGTCGACACCGGTTTCGTCCTTGGTGTCCTCTTCCAGGCCTTCCAGCGTGTCTTGCAGCGCCGGGCCGGGGATGCCCAGGTTGTTGCCGATGCGGTGCACCTTGCCGATGATCTCGTTGGAGTACTTCTGGCCCATGCCGATGGAGTCCATGATCTCGCGCGCGGCCATGGTGACTTCGGCGGTGTCGATGCCGTAGGGGCAGAAGACCGAGCAGCGCCGGCATTCCGAGCACTGGTAGTAGTAGCTGTACCAGTCGTCCAGCACTTCCTTCGTGAGGTCCTTGGCGCCGACCAGCCAGGGGAAGTACTTGCCGGCGAAGGTGAAATAACGGCGGTAGACCTGGCGCAGCAGGTCCTGGCGCGCTACCGGCATGTTCTTGGGATCTTTGGTGCCGAGGAAGTAGTGGCACTTGTCGGCACAGGCGCCGCAGTGCACGCAGGCATCCATGTAGACCTGCAGCGAGCGGTACTTGCCCAGCAGATCGCCCATCTTGGCGATGGCCTTGGCCTGCCAGTCCTCCACCAGTTCGCCGGGGAAACCCAGGTTCTTCTGGATGGCTTCGCTGGCGACGAAGGGTTTGAGGTGCGAGGTCGCGCCCACCTGGATCAGCGGGATGACCGGGTATTCCTTGAGCTTCGGGGTGTCGAAGGCGGCGGTGGCCATGGTGTCTCCGTGCTCTTACTTGTCCAGCGCGCTGGCCCAGGCCGCCACGTGGCGCGCTTCACGCGGGTTGTCGGCCATGTTGCGCGTCGGGCTGAAGAACAGGCCGGGCGCATGCAGCAGCTTGCTGATGGGGAAGACGATCATCAGCAGGGCCACCAGGCCCAGGTGCAGCAGCAGCACCGGGTCGGTGGGCAGCGGCTGGATGTCGAAACGCATCAGGCCCAGCATGTAGGCCTTGACGGCGACGATGTCGGTGTGGCGCACGAAACGCATGCCCAGGCCGGTGAGGCCGATGGCGATGAGCAGCGCCAGCATCAGGTGGTCGGACGGGGTGGAGATGTAGCGCACCCGGTCCACCAGGAAACGGCGCGCCCACAGGCCGGCGAGGCCCACCACCATGGCGAAGCCGGCATAGGTACCGAAAGGCTGGATGAGCGTGATCACCAGCCAGACCGGTTCCTGGAAATAACGCACGTGGCGCAGGATCACCAGCAGCAGGGCGGCGTGGAAGAGCCAGCCGAAGAGCCAGGTCCATTTGCTGGAGCGGAACAGGCTTTCGAAGAACACGACCTCGCGCGCCAGGCGCCAGGGCACGCCGGCCGGGGTGACGGGGGCGGGCGTGAGGGCGATCTTCAGCGGCGCCGGGGTGCGCGCGTACTGCCGGATCTTGCGCGCCAGACCCAGCACCAGCACGGCGGTGGCGAAGTAGAACAGCACGGCGTAGAGGAGGGAGAGGGCACTCATCGCGTCAGCCTTGGTTCATTGCAGCAGGATCTTCGAGCTTTGGTTCAGGGCGCAGCCATCCGGCACCAACAGGACAGGCCTGCCGGCGCGGGACTGCTGCACGCAGCAGAAGGAGCGGCGTGTCTTAGACGCAGCCCGTGGGTTTCGGGAGCCCGGCGATCTTGCAGGCCTGCTTGGCGGGGCCATAGGGGAACAGGTCGTACAGGTACTTGCTGTTGCCTTTTTCCTCGCCGAACTGCTTGCCGATGGCCTTGGTCAGCACGCGCACGGCCGGGGCGATCTGGTACTCGTTGTAGTAGTCACGCAGGAAGTTGATGACTTCCCAGTGGTTCTCGGTGAGCGGCACCTTCTCTTCGGCCGCGATGTATTCGGCGATGTCCTTGTTCCAGTCGGCCAGGTTGATCAGGTAGCCTTCCTCGTCGGTCTCGTAGGTGCTGCCATTGACTTCGATGCCCATCTTCTCTCTCCTCAGGTTGTCAAATCAGTTTTATGGTCTGGCGCTCAGAGCCAGGAATTCGGGGTGCCGTGCTCGGCCACCAGGTCGACGAAGCCGCCGTAGTCCACCAGCGTCACGTTGTCCAGGGCGCGCGCGCTCATGCCGCGTGCGTCCAGGTCGGGTTTGAGGGCATAGAGCTTCACCTTGCCGGCGGCGGCGCGCAGCTGCGCTTCGCTGCTGCTGCCGGTGGTGGCGGCGTAGACGCCGTCCTCGATCAGCAGCACGGCCTGGCCCGGCAGGGCCATGCGCAGGCAGCTCTCCAGCGAGCGGGCGGCGGTGGGGGATTTGTTGACGATGTGCAGCATGGTCTTTCCTCAAAAGCTCAGGACCACGTCCTGTTGCGCCATCAGCTCGGCCATCTGCGCGCTGTCCAGCACCTCCACCGGCACCAGCAGATCCTGCTCGCTCAGGCCGCGTGCCTTCAGCGAGTCGGCGTCGACGTAGAGCTTCTCCACGTCGTAGCCTTCCAGCGCGCGGTAGCTGGGCGAGAAGTTCTTGATGCCGATGTCCTTGGTCTGCTGGCCCTTGGCCAGTTCGTAGACGCCGTCGTCCATGAAGACCAGGCTCACGTCCTGGTCGAAGGTGGCGGTGATCAGCACCACTTCCAGGCTCTCCAGCGCGTAGATCGTGCCGTAGGGGGCCTTGCGGTTGACGAACATGAATTTTTTCATTGGGCCTCCTGCCGGGCCGCCCCAAAGGAGGCCAGCGCCCCCTCGGGGGGCAGAGAACGAAGTGAACGTGGGGGCATCATTTTTTTCCCGTCAGTCGCCAAACGTCACCAGGCGGTCGGCCTTGATGCCGCTGTCCACCAGCTGGCCCAGGCCCGAGATGCGAAAGCCCGGGGCCAGCACCTCCTGCTTGATGCCGCGGCGCAGCGCGGCGGCCACGCAGACCACCAGGTCCACCTTGTGTTTCTCCGCCAGCTCGGACCAGCGGTTGACGATGTGGCGGTCGTCCTGCGGCGGCTCCGTCAACCGCGTGGCGTTGTTCACGCCATCGTGGTAGAAAAAGACGCGCTGGACTTCATGGCCCTTGGCGATGACCGCCATGGCGAATTGGTAGGCGCTGTCGGAGGCCTGGTGGGTGTAAGGCCCTTCGCTGACGAGTAATCCGAATTTCATGTCGTGGTTGTTAGGCTGTGGCGCTCAGAAGCGGATGTGGGTCGACGCGTTGAGGTTGGCGCGCGAACCGCGCCAGTCGTCGATCAGGTACTTGGTGAAGGGCAGGTCGCACTTCTCGAAGAAACGCGGCCAGCCGATGCGCTCCACCCAGTCCGACAGGCGCTCCCAGGGGCGGGCGTCGGCCTTGTAGGTGTAGAGGATCTTCTTGACCATCTCCGACACCTCGGGCCAGCGCGGCGCGTTGTTGGGCAGGCCGGAAGCCACCATCTTCATGAAGGTGGGCTTGCCGCGCGCATTGGAGTTCTTGCCGCCGACCCAGATGGCCAGCTTGGAGTGCTCCGGGTCGTTGATCTGCATGGGCGGGCAGGGCGGGTAGCAGGCGCCGCAGCAGATGCACTTCTTCTCGTCCACTTCCAGCGAGGGCTTGCCGTTGACCAGGGCCGGGCGGATGGCGGCCACCGGGCAGCGCGCCACCACGGCCGGTCGCTCGCAGGCGTTGGCCACCAGGTCGTGGTTGATCTTGGGCGGCTTGGTGTGCTGCACGATGATGGCGATGTCGGCCTGGCCGCCGCAGTTGATCTCGCAGCAGCTCGTGGACAAATGCACGCGATTGGGCATGTCCTCGCGCTTGAATTCGTCGTAGAGCTCGTCCATCAGGGCCTTGACCACACCCGAGGCGTCGGTGCCCGGGATGTCGCAGTGCAGCCAGCCCTGGGTGTGGGCGATCATGGAGACCGAGTTGCCGGTGCCGCCCACGGGGAAACCGCTTTCCTCCAGCGCGTTGATCAGCGGCGCCACCTTGTTCGGGTCGGAGACCATGAACTCGATGTTGGAGCGGATGGTGAAGCGCACATGGCCTTCGGCATAGGTGTCGGCGATGTCGCAGAGCTTGCGGATGGTGTAGACGTCCATCTGGCGCTGGGTGCCGGCACGCACCGACCAGACCTCGTCGCCGCTGTGCGAGACGTGGTGCAGCACGCCGGGGCGCGGCCGGTCGTGGTATTTCCAGTTGCCATAGTTCTTCAGCAGGGTCGGGTGCAGGTAGGGCTTGTTGTCCGGCACGCCGCTCTCGATGGGGGTACGCATTTGGGCCATGGTGGTCTTCCCGTTATCGTTCGTTCAGAGGATGGATGAGGCCAGTCGTGCGGCGCTCAGCCGGCCGCCTGCTTGCGGGCGTTGATCTTGGCCACTTCATCGTCCCAGCCGTCGGCGCGCACATAGGGGTTGGTGCGCGGGGTGGAGACCATGTTGGCGTCCACCTCCAGGCCGATGCCTTCGAGGAAGTTGACCAGGCCGATGCGTTCGATCATCTCGCCGGTGCGCTCGTGCTCCAGCGCGTTCTCGGCGAAGAAGTCGATCACCTTCTGGCCCAGCTCGACCAGCTGCTGGTAGTCGGCGTCGGTCTTGAGCGGCATGAAGGGCACCACCACCGTGCCCATCAGGTCGCCGATCTTGAGCGTGCGCTTGCCGCCCACCAGGATGGTGGCGCCGGTGTCGGTGCCGTGGGCCAGGGCGCCGGTCATGACGTTGATGCAGTGCATGCAGCGTACGCAGTTGCTGTTGTCGATCTCCAGGCACTGGGTGTCGTTGATCTTCACGCTGGAAATCTTGTCGCCCTTGGCGACGTCCTTGACTTCCTTGAGCATGATGGTCTTGGTCGGGCAGCGGTTGATGACGTCGTTCACCAGCTCGTTCATGCCGTGCTTCTCGAACCACTTGCGCGCCAGCGTCTCGTCGGTGCGCATGTTGTCGCGCCAGGTGCCGATCACCGCCATGTCCGAGCGCTGGATCGAGTTCATGCAGTCGTTGGAGCAGCCCGAGAACTTGAACTTGAACTTGTAGGGCAGGGCCGGACGGTGGATGTCGTCGGTGAAGGTGTTGAGCACCTGGCGGTGCGCGCGCGCCTCGTCGTAGCAGGACTGCTCGCAGCGCGCCGCGCCCACGCAGCTCATCGAGGTGCGCACCGCGGGGCCGGCGCCGCCCAGGTCGAAGCCCAGTTCGTTGAGCTCATCGAAGGCGTCCTGCACCTTGTCGGTCTTGGCGCCCTGGAACATGATGTCGCCGGACTGGCCGTGGAAGGCGATCAGGCCCGAGCCGTGGCGCTCCCAGATGTCGGCCATCTTGCGCAGGATGTCGGTGTTGTAGTGCATGCCGGCCGGCGGCTGCACGCGCAGGGTGTGGAACTCGGCCGCGTCCGGAAACTGTGGCTTGCCTTCGGCGTCCTTCAGTTCTGTGAAGCGCGGGATCACGCCGCCGCCATAGCCGAAGACGCCGACCGTGCCGCCCTTCCAGTAGCCCTTGCGGGTCTGGTAGGACGTCTCCAGCTGGCCCATGAGGTCCACCATGTAGTCCTTGTCCTTGGCCAGGCGCTTGAGGCCGGTCACGAAACTGGGCCACGGGCCACTCTCGAGCTCGTCGAGCATCGGGGTGGCGTGCATTTTTTTCGCCATGATCTTGTCTCCTGTCTTAGAACTTGTCGCAAGTCCTGGATGCCGTGTTTGACGACGGCGGTCACGCACTGCGGGCAGGGTCCGGACTCTTGGGGTCCCTTTTTCTGCCTCTCGGGTGCATCCTAGGGGCGGGGGTGCTGCCTTAGCTATCCCCCTCGTTGAGTAGGCGGGACTACCCAAAAGGGTTATATGGCGCCACCCGTCCCGGCTATAGACGGTCCGGCCCGGAATTGCGTCAATAGCGCTTACAGACGGGGCGGACCAACAGCCGGTCCCGTCCAGAACAAAGACGGAGACATGACCCAGATCACCCCGCTGGACAAACTCAGGGTGCCGCTCGGCGGTCAGGAAATCGAGTTGCAACAGGTGGACTTCTACACCGGCGGCATGAGTTTCCTGCGCACGCGCATCCGGGAGAAATCCCGCTTCACCATCTTCGACATCGACCCCGACACGGCCGAGGCCTGGGGCCGCGCCCTGCTGGCCTGGGCCGACAAACAGCCGCGGGAGACCCCCACGCCATGAGCTTCGCGGACGACCTGCCCCCGGCCAGCGTCGTCGACCTGGCCTTCCCGCTGGCGGGCCGGACCGTCCCGCGCGACTACATGCAGGCGCTGCATGCTGCGCTGCAGCAGGAGTTGCCCTGGCTGGCCCAGGAAACGCGCGCCGGCATCCATCCGCTCAAGCTCGTGCAGGGTTCCAGCGTTGGCCCGGTGAGCCTGCTGTCACAGCGCACCCGCCTGCTCTTGCGCCTGCCGCGCGAGCGCGTGGCCGATGCCAGCGCCCTGGCCGGCCGCACGCTCCTGATCGGTGAGCACCCCGTGCAGCTGGGCGAGCCGCACGAGCGCGAGCTGTTACCGCATGCCACGCTTTATGCCTACGCCGTGGCCGCCGCGGGCGAGGATGAAGTGGTTTTCATGCAGGCCGTGGCCGGCGAGCTGCAGGCCCTGGGGGTGCGCACGCACACGGTCTGCGGCAAACGTGGCGGCCGTCCCCATGAGGGGCAGACCCTCACCACCTTCAGCCTGATGCTGCACGCCCTCAGTCGGGCGGACTCGCTGCGCGTGCAGGAGCAGGGCCTGGGGCCGCACCGGCAGCTGGGCTGCGGCGTTTTTGTGCCCCACAAGTCGGCGGCGGCGGTGGGCGAATAGTTTTCTGTGCAACAAGTAGAGGAGACACAAGCATGGGCTACAGCGTGAACGGCGCGGAACTCGAGACCGACAAGGAGGGCTACCTGCTCGAACCCGATTACAGCGAGGACGTGGTGCAGGTGATTGCCGAGGCCGAAGGCATCAAGCTGACCGACGCGCACTGGGAGGTCATCAACTACATGCGCGACCAGTACAAGGAAAACGGCCACACGCCCAATTTCCGCAACATGCTCAAGGGTTTCAACGAGAGCCGCGACGGGGATGTGGACAGCAAGTACCTGTACGACCTCTTCCCCACCGGCCCGGCCAAGCAGGCGGCCAAGGTGGCAGGATTGCCGCAGCCCCTGGGCAAGGGCGGGTACTGATGGCTCCCCCCTGTGTCGGCTTCGCCGCCTTCCCCCGGTGGGGGACAACGCCAGTGGCCGGGCGAAGCCCGTTCCACGGCGTTCCCGGCCTGGGATCCTTCATTCGCCGCGTGTTTGGCTGAAGGGTAAGGAACAGTCATGGCCCTGCGCATCAAGAACCAGTGGTTCAAGGAAGGACGGCCGAAGACGCCGCGGGAGAACGCCAGCGCCATGGCTTTCATCACCTGGCGCGTGACGCAGAACATGGTCAAGCAGATGCGCGAGGCCAAGTTCGACATCGACGTCGGGCCGCAGTACTTCGCCTTCATGCGCGAGGTGCTGGTCTTTCTCTGCCAGGTGGTCGATCGCATGGCCTTCGAACGCATGCCGGGTGAGCAGCGCGCCGAGTTCACCAGCGCCCTGGTCGTGCGCGTGGCCGAGATCCTGGAGGAGAGCGAGCAGGAATGGCTGGGCGAGCCGCCCGCTGGCCAGGAGCGCTGGCGCAACCAGTTCATCGACCAGTCCAACGAGCTGGCCGAAGCCTATGCCGAATTCGGCCATGGCCCCGAGGGCCCGGACTTCGGTTTCGTGCGTTACCTCGGCAGCCGGCTGGAGTCCGTCCTGCCGGGGAAGGACCGGCACTGGGTCAAGGACCAGGTGATGGCCTACGAAGTGCCCGAGGCGCTGGAGATGGTCCAGCGCGGGCTGGACGGCGTCCTGTCGACCGAACCGCGCCCGAAACGGCGTGCCACCATGAGTGGAGAGTGAGCATGCAGGCAGCCAACCCGTTCGACCTTGATCAGCCCGAAGCCTACGCGCGCTGGCGCGCGGCCAAGCTGGCCTCCCATCCGCGCCGGGCGGAGGAACTGATCGTGGACGTGGCCGATCCGCGCCGGCTGACGCTGGCGGAGCGGGAGGCCATCCTGGCTTTGTGCGCCCGGACCAATATGGCCATCTACCGCAGTCCGGTGACCGCAGAGGACAAGGCATTGCCGTCACTGCTCGGTGTCCAGCTCGGCCTGCACCGGCTGGACGCCAACTGGCTGGCCGACGAGGACGGCATCTCGTCGATTGCCGTCGCGCAGGAGGAAGAGGGGGCCCCGAAAGGCGAGTTCATCCCCTATACCGACAAGCCCATCAAGTGGCACACCGACGGCTATTACCACCCGCAGGCGCGCCGCATCGAAGGCATGATCCTGCACTGCGTGCGCAGTGCGGGCGAGGGCGGCGTGAGCCATCTGGTCGACCACGAGATGGTCTACCTGGCCCTGCGTGACGCCAAGCCCGGGTGGGTGCGTGCCCTCATGGCGAGCGACGCCATGACCATCCCCGAGCGTGCCGACGGGAACGGCGTGGCCCGCCCGGCGCAGAGCGGCCCGGTCTTCTATCTGCGCCCCGATGGCGGCTTGCAGATGCGCTACACGGCGCGCACGCGCAGCATCGAGTGGAAGGACGATCCCGTCCTGCGCGAGGCGGCTGCCTTCATCGAGCAGCTGCTGGCGGGCAATCCGCCCTGGCTGTTCCGTCTGCTGCTGCAGCCGGGCATGGGCGTCGTGGCCAACAACGTGCCGCACGAGCGCAGCGGCTTCAGCGACGATCCGCAGCAGCCACGCCTGCTGTACCGTGCGCGTTATCTGGATCATGTGCGCGATGAACGCGTGGTGCAGCCGCAAGAGGAGGTGGCCGTATGACCCACTGGCTGACTGTCTGGCGCGCCGCCCAGCTCGTGGGCGTCTCGCGCGGCGTGCTGCAGCAACAGGTGCGCGATGGCTCGCTGGTCCTCACCGAGGGCCTGGTGTCCACCGACCAGCTGCTGCGCCTGTACCCCACCACCCGTCTCGAAGACACCGGCATCCTGGAGCGCGTCATCACCATCCGCGACGAGGCCTTTGGCCGGCGCCTGCGCGAACGCCTGCTGCCCAGCCAGGAAGTGCTCGCGCAGCGCCTGTTCAGCCAGACGCAGGAACTGGCCGACGTGCGCCGTTACCTGCAGCGCTACCACGAGCTGGTGGTGGCCCTGCAGGAGCGCATCCATGCCCTGCAGGGCAAGGGTGCCTCGCCCCTGGAGCTGGCCGAGTTGCAGGACTTCGTGGACCAGGGCCTGGCCAAGGCCCTGGCCACCGAACAGGCCGATCTCTTGACAGTGATGGACGATATGCTCAAGGTCATGTCTGCACAGGTGACGGTGCGCCCCAGCGGCCACGAATTCATCGTCGAGGGCCACGACACGCTGCTGCAGGCCGGCCTGCGTGCCGGCCTCAAGCTCAACTACGGCTGCGGCAACGGCACCTGCGGCATGTGCAAGGTGCGCGTGATCTCCGGCCAGGTGGTGCGCACCCAGCCCTGCGACTACCCCATGTCCGAAGCCGAACGCGCCCAGGGCTACACCCTGATGTGCGCGCACACCGCGGGCAGCAGCGAACTCACGCTGGAGCTGCTGGAGGCCAGCGGCCCGCAGGACATCCCGCAGCAGCAGATCGTCACCACCGTGCGCGCCGTCACCCAGCTGGCACCCGGCACGCGGCTGCTCCATCTGCAGACGCCGCGCAGCCATCGCCTGCGCTTCCTGGCGGGGCAGTCGGTCACGCTGGGCGTGAGCCGTGCCGACGGCAGCGACGTGCATGCGCTCTACCCGGTGGCCAGCTGCCCCTGCGACGACCGCAACCTGCATTTCTTCATCGAACGCCACCCGCTCGACCCCTTCGCCCTGCAGCTGTTCGCCGACGGCATCAAACCCGGCGATGCGGTCACGGTCTGGGGGCCGGTGGGTGAATTCGTGCTGGAAGACAGCCAGCGCCCGCTGGTCTTTGCCGCCTGTGATGCGG is part of the Rhodoferax sp. BAB1 genome and harbors:
- the dsrB gene encoding dissimilatory-type sulfite reductase subunit beta: MAQMRTPIESGVPDNKPYLHPTLLKNYGNWKYHDRPRPGVLHHVSHSGDEVWSVRAGTQRQMDVYTIRKLCDIADTYAEGHVRFTIRSNIEFMVSDPNKVAPLINALEESGFPVGGTGNSVSMIAHTQGWLHCDIPGTDASGVVKALMDELYDEFKREDMPNRVHLSTSCCEINCGGQADIAIIVQHTKPPKINHDLVANACERPAVVARCPVAAIRPALVNGKPSLEVDEKKCICCGACYPPCPPMQINDPEHSKLAIWVGGKNSNARGKPTFMKMVASGLPNNAPRWPEVSEMVKKILYTYKADARPWERLSDWVERIGWPRFFEKCDLPFTKYLIDDWRGSRANLNASTHIRF
- the dsrA gene encoding dissimilatory-type sulfite reductase subunit alpha, coding for MAKKMHATPMLDELESGPWPSFVTGLKRLAKDKDYMVDLMGQLETSYQTRKGYWKGGTVGVFGYGGGVIPRFTELKDAEGKPQFPDAAEFHTLRVQPPAGMHYNTDILRKMADIWERHGSGLIAFHGQSGDIMFQGAKTDKVQDAFDELNELGFDLGGAGPAVRTSMSCVGAARCEQSCYDEARAHRQVLNTFTDDIHRPALPYKFKFKFSGCSNDCMNSIQRSDMAVIGTWRDNMRTDETLARKWFEKHGMNELVNDVINRCPTKTIMLKEVKDVAKGDKISSVKINDTQCLEIDNSNCVRCMHCINVMTGALAHGTDTGATILVGGKRTLKIGDLMGTVVVPFMPLKTDADYQQLVELGQKVIDFFAENALEHERTGEMIERIGLVNFLEGIGLEVDANMVSTPRTNPYVRADGWDDEVAKINARKQAAG
- the cas6 gene encoding type I-MYXAN CRISPR-associated protein Cas6/Cmx6 codes for the protein MSFADDLPPASVVDLAFPLAGRTVPRDYMQALHAALQQELPWLAQETRAGIHPLKLVQGSSVGPVSLLSQRTRLLLRLPRERVADASALAGRTLLIGEHPVQLGEPHERELLPHATLYAYAVAAAGEDEVVFMQAVAGELQALGVRTHTVCGKRGGRPHEGQTLTTFSLMLHALSRADSLRVQEQGLGPHRQLGCGVFVPHKSAAAVGE
- a CDS encoding TusE/DsrC/DsvC family sulfur relay protein, translating into MGYSVNGAELETDKEGYLLEPDYSEDVVQVIAEAEGIKLTDAHWEVINYMRDQYKENGHTPNFRNMLKGFNESRDGDVDSKYLYDLFPTGPAKQAAKVAGLPQPLGKGGY
- a CDS encoding TauD/TfdA family dioxygenase, yielding MQAANPFDLDQPEAYARWRAAKLASHPRRAEELIVDVADPRRLTLAEREAILALCARTNMAIYRSPVTAEDKALPSLLGVQLGLHRLDANWLADEDGISSIAVAQEEEGAPKGEFIPYTDKPIKWHTDGYYHPQARRIEGMILHCVRSAGEGGVSHLVDHEMVYLALRDAKPGWVRALMASDAMTIPERADGNGVARPAQSGPVFYLRPDGGLQMRYTARTRSIEWKDDPVLREAAAFIEQLLAGNPPWLFRLLLQPGMGVVANNVPHERSGFSDDPQQPRLLYRARYLDHVRDERVVQPQEEVAV
- a CDS encoding 2Fe-2S iron-sulfur cluster-binding protein; the encoded protein is MTHWLTVWRAAQLVGVSRGVLQQQVRDGSLVLTEGLVSTDQLLRLYPTTRLEDTGILERVITIRDEAFGRRLRERLLPSQEVLAQRLFSQTQELADVRRYLQRYHELVVALQERIHALQGKGASPLELAELQDFVDQGLAKALATEQADLLTVMDDMLKVMSAQVTVRPSGHEFIVEGHDTLLQAGLRAGLKLNYGCGNGTCGMCKVRVISGQVVRTQPCDYPMSEAERAQGYTLMCAHTAGSSELTLELLEASGPQDIPQQQIVTTVRAVTQLAPGTRLLHLQTPRSHRLRFLAGQSVTLGVSRADGSDVHALYPVASCPCDDRNLHFFIERHPLDPFALQLFADGIKPGDAVTVWGPVGEFVLEDSQRPLVFAACDAGFAPIKSLIEHALALDAAPSLSLFWLSTKPDGHFLENQCRAWGEALDPFEYELLAEPDVSFGAAQLARAMRADLFDIECDFYLAGPEVFVNALQAELRASGVPAAQIHCNVLLEPVGETA